In Erythrobacter sp. KY5, the DNA window GTCTTTGCGCGCGCAATGTTGAGCCGGTCCATGACGGGTTTCGACATGTCATAGCGGTTCATGAGGAAGCCGACCGTGCCACGGTTCATGCCATAAGCTGGTACGATGCGCCCTGAATCCATCATCGAATGCAGGGTTTGCAGCATGAAACCATCTCCACCCAGGACGACGACGGCGTCGGCATCCTCCATCGCGCACCAGTCGCGCTGTGCCCACAGCATCGAATAGGCTTCCTGCGCGCGCGGCGAATCGGATGCGACGAGGGCCACTTTCTCGAAATTGCCTCGCACAGGGCCATCGCCCGAGCGGCTGCCATTGGTGTCGATGTCCACTGCAGTCCCCATACACGCTCTCCGCACAAATTCGCGAAAAATCAGGCTTGCCTAAGCGTTTACTAGTCCATGCTACGCTGGCAGCGCGCCCCCCAAAGGCACTAATGAGTTATCCTGATGTTCCAAATTCGGGCGGATTGCAATTGGGGAGCGATTTTGGCGAAATGCGGGCATAAAGGAGCCGCATGAATAACGGGCGCACATCGACGGGGACAAAAGGGGCTGGCTCACTACGGGGGGGCTCGCCGGGCAATCTGCCTGGCGTGAAGGCATCGGCTCTTGAGCAAGACTTGCTGCGCGCGCTGGACCGTCGCGAGATCGAAGTGTTGTTCCAGCCGCAATTCTCCTGCCGAACGGGCGCGGTCGTTGGCGCGGAAGCGCTCTCTCGTTGGCAGCATCCTTCGCTCGGCGAAATCGGTGCGCGCGATCTGTTTGCGATTGCCGAACGTGCGGCTCTGGTTGCGCCCCTGTCGCGGCATGTGGTTGCAAGAGCGCTGGAAGATGCTGCAAGCTGGCCACGCGATCTTACCATTTCGCTGAATATCACGCCCGAAGAACTGGGCGATCCGCGCTTTGCTGCCGACTTTGCGGAGATCATCGCCAAAAGCGAGGTCGGACCGGAACGCCTGATGCTCGAAATCACCGAGGATTTGCTCGTCCGCAATATCGAGCAGGCTTCAGCGGCACTGAAGGCACTGCGCGCATTGGGCTTTCGCACTGCGCTCGATGATTTCGGCGCAGGTTTCTGCAATTTTCATTATCTGCGTGCGCTTCCGCTAGACGCGATCAAACTCGACAAGATCATGGTCGATGGCATTCCGGGCGATACGAAAGCGCTTGCGGTGCTGCGCGCGATCATGGCGCTCGCCAAGGCGCTTGAACTTTCGATCTATGCCGAAGGCATTGAAAACGATGTCCAGCGCGCAACGATCAAGGCGGAAGGATGCGATTACTGGCAGGGCTTCCTGCGTGCGCAGCCGATGAAAATCGACGACGTCATCGCTTTGTCGCGCACCGCGCGTGGGCAGGGCCACGGCTGATGCCTCGCCCCGCAACGCCATGATTTCACAATTGCAGCCACCCTCGTCATTGACCTCCTGCCTGTTTGCGTGAAGCTGCAAGACAGATGTCCGACAACCGTCCGTCCTACGCGA includes these proteins:
- a CDS encoding EAL domain-containing protein, coding for MKASALEQDLLRALDRREIEVLFQPQFSCRTGAVVGAEALSRWQHPSLGEIGARDLFAIAERAALVAPLSRHVVARALEDAASWPRDLTISLNITPEELGDPRFAADFAEIIAKSEVGPERLMLEITEDLLVRNIEQASAALKALRALGFRTALDDFGAGFCNFHYLRALPLDAIKLDKIMVDGIPGDTKALAVLRAIMALAKALELSIYAEGIENDVQRATIKAEGCDYWQGFLRAQPMKIDDVIALSRTARGQGHG